One genomic segment of Amycolatopsis sp. Hca4 includes these proteins:
- a CDS encoding IclR family transcriptional regulator: MFTEDEGRPGSVLGKAQLLLGAFESGAYQLGLTDLSRRSGVPKASAYRLAQELVEWGLLERRGDCYQLGLRVFELGQRVPASAVLRAVARPALADLFAATRATIHLAVLDGAHVLFLEKVAGEANIHSHSRIGGRLPAPATATGKVLLATSPDVDEHLARFAEAGLTHLTSRTVSSVDDLRKQLTVVRAKGFALEIEETMPGVGSLAVPITGADGTVRAAVSTTAPVARLVPKRLLPELRTAAAAIARALDRALLTASEVRNEPFTALQAPVKRATG, encoded by the coding sequence ATGTTCACCGAGGACGAAGGCCGGCCCGGTTCGGTGCTCGGCAAGGCCCAGCTGCTGCTCGGCGCCTTCGAATCCGGCGCCTACCAGCTGGGGCTCACCGACCTGAGCCGCCGGTCCGGCGTGCCGAAGGCGTCGGCCTACCGCCTGGCGCAGGAGCTGGTCGAGTGGGGCCTGCTGGAGCGCCGCGGCGACTGCTACCAGCTCGGCCTGCGGGTGTTCGAGCTCGGCCAGCGGGTGCCGGCGTCGGCGGTGCTGCGCGCGGTCGCCCGGCCCGCGCTGGCGGACCTGTTCGCGGCGACTCGCGCGACGATCCACCTGGCCGTGCTCGACGGCGCCCACGTGCTCTTCCTGGAGAAGGTGGCCGGTGAGGCCAACATCCACTCGCACTCCCGGATCGGCGGCCGGCTGCCCGCACCGGCCACGGCGACCGGCAAGGTGCTGCTGGCCACCTCGCCGGACGTCGACGAGCACCTGGCCCGGTTCGCCGAAGCCGGGCTGACCCACCTGACCTCCCGCACGGTGTCCTCGGTGGACGATCTGCGCAAGCAGCTGACCGTGGTCCGGGCCAAGGGGTTCGCCCTGGAGATCGAAGAGACGATGCCCGGGGTCGGCAGCCTCGCGGTCCCGATCACCGGCGCCGACGGCACGGTCCGCGCGGCGGTGTCGACGACCGCGCCGGTCGCCCGTCTGGTCCCGAAACGCCTGCTGCCCGAGCTGCGCACGGCCGCGGCGGCCATCGCCCGGGCCCTCGACCGCGCCCTGCTCACCGCCTCCGAGGTCCGCAACGAGCCCTTCACCGCCCTCCAGGCACCGGTGAAGCGCGCGACTGGCTGA